The sequence TCCGGGTTGCCGCCCACGGAATAGATCTGCACCCCCATCACCGTACGCCGCAGGATGAACCACGACAGGCCGATGACGGCCACTGCGATCACCACCAGCCACGGCACGCCAAGGATCGAATCGTTGCCGATAAACGCAAACGGCAGGTCCGGGTTGAACACGGTCTTGTCGTCGGCCAGCAACCGCGCCAGGCCACGCATAGCGGTGAGCGCACCGAGGGTGACGATAAACGGCGGCAGGCGCATGAAGGCGATCAACCCGCCGTTGACCAGGCCCAGCAACAGGCCGAAGCCGACACCGGCAAAAATCCCCAGCATGCCGTACTGGGGCGACATCGACGCTTGCAGCGCAACCACGGCAGACGCGGCGAGAATCGCCCCCACCGACAGGTCAATGCCGGCGGTGAGGATCACAAAGGTCATGCCCGCCGCCAGCACCACATTCACCGAGGCTTGCTGGGTGATGATCGACAGGTTCTGCACCGTCAGGAAGTTCTCGCTGGCCAGGGCAAAACCCACCAGCAACAGCACCAGTACCGGCAGCATGCCCACCGTGCGCATCAACTCTTGAATACGCTCGCGTTTGTTGACCGTTGCAGGCGTGTCCAGGCTCATCGCGTTGCTCTCCATCTTGTTGGGATTAGCCATGGGCGGCCACCTGCTCGCCACCGGTGGCAAGGTCGATAATGCGTTCCTGCGAGATTTCATGGCCGGACGCCCCGCCCACTTCGGCCACCAACTGGCCCTCGCG is a genomic window of Pseudomonas sp. ADAK18 containing:
- a CDS encoding ribose ABC transporter permease, which translates into the protein MANPNKMESNAMSLDTPATVNKRERIQELMRTVGMLPVLVLLLVGFALASENFLTVQNLSIITQQASVNVVLAAGMTFVILTAGIDLSVGAILAASAVVALQASMSPQYGMLGIFAGVGFGLLLGLVNGGLIAFMRLPPFIVTLGALTAMRGLARLLADDKTVFNPDLPFAFIGNDSILGVPWLVVIAVAVIGLSWFILRRTVMGVQIYSVGGNPEAARLSGIKVWKVLLFVYAMSGALAGLGAVMSASRLFAANGLQLGQSYELDAIAAVILGGTSFTGGVGTIGGTLIGALIIAVLTNGLVLLGVSDIWQYIIKGIVIIGAVALDRYRQSGVRT